One window of the Thermus antranikianii DSM 12462 genome contains the following:
- a CDS encoding class I SAM-dependent methyltransferase — protein sequence MTLAEYHRLTPLPRPGGVLYVKPGARGYRDPVYEALQAAVIPFGQRALDLNPGVGLASLPLEGRMEVERLETSRAAFRCLQASGLKARLAPPWEAEENAYDLVVLALPAGRGTAYVQATLAAAARALRMGGRVYLAGDKNRGFERYFKEAQALLGYGVVLKRQGPVRVALLEKEREAPPLPSLWHRFQARLLGEAFSFLHLPGVFSAGKVDKASVLLLEGLVGEVGREGVRGKRILDLGAGYGALTLPLARLGGEVTALEDDLVSVLSLERSLKENHLAARVLHSDVDDALAEGGEEWSSRSVGHKVPGLTDREVFDIIVTNPPFHVGGAVILDVAQAFVEAAAARLKPGGGFFLVANPFLKYEPLLEERFGAFRTLLVREYKVLFAEKANRG from the coding sequence ATGACCCTAGCGGAATACCACCGCCTTACTCCCCTACCCCGGCCCGGGGGGGTGCTCTACGTAAAGCCGGGAGCCCGGGGATACCGGGACCCGGTTTACGAGGCCCTCCAAGCCGCCGTGATCCCCTTCGGCCAAAGGGCCTTGGACCTGAACCCCGGGGTGGGCCTGGCAAGCCTGCCCCTGGAGGGCAGGATGGAGGTGGAAAGGCTGGAAACCTCGAGGGCCGCCTTCCGTTGCCTCCAGGCCAGCGGCCTGAAGGCCCGCCTGGCCCCTCCTTGGGAAGCGGAGGAAAACGCCTACGACCTGGTGGTCCTGGCCCTGCCCGCAGGCCGGGGCACCGCCTATGTGCAGGCCACCTTGGCGGCCGCCGCCCGGGCCTTGAGGATGGGGGGCCGGGTCTACCTGGCCGGGGACAAGAACAGAGGCTTTGAGCGCTACTTTAAGGAGGCCCAGGCCCTTCTGGGCTACGGCGTGGTCCTCAAGCGGCAAGGGCCGGTGCGGGTGGCCCTTCTGGAAAAGGAACGGGAAGCCCCACCCCTACCCTCCCTCTGGCACCGGTTCCAGGCAAGGCTTTTGGGGGAGGCCTTCTCCTTCCTTCACCTGCCGGGAGTCTTTTCCGCGGGGAAGGTGGACAAGGCCTCGGTGCTCCTCTTGGAAGGCCTGGTGGGGGAGGTGGGCCGAGAAGGTGTCCGCGGCAAGCGCATCCTGGACCTGGGGGCAGGCTACGGAGCCCTCACCCTGCCCCTGGCCCGCCTGGGGGGAGAGGTGACCGCCCTCGAGGATGACCTGGTCTCGGTCCTCTCCCTGGAAAGGAGTCTAAAGGAAAACCACCTTGCCGCCCGGGTACTTCACTCCGACGTGGACGATGCCCTGGCCGAAGGTGGTGAGGAATGGAGCTCTAGATCAGTCGGGCACAAAGTTCCTGGCTTGACAGACCGGGAAGTATTTGACATCATAGTTACGAATCCTCCCTTCCATGTGGGGGGAGCGGTTATCCTGGATGTGGCCCAAGCCTTCGTGGAAGCGGCGGCAGCCCGGCTGAAGCCGGGTGGTGGGTTTTTCTTGGTGGCAAACCCCTTTCTCAAGTACGAGCCCCTACTGGAAGAGCGCTTTGGCGCTTTTAGGACGCTTCTGGTGAGGGAGTACAAGGTGCTCTTCGCTGAGAAGGCCAACCGGGGATAG
- the rpoD gene encoding RNA polymerase sigma factor RpoD, protein MKKTKNKAKPVTAGEEERMAVQTQEPLNAMEKSPKASSAKAGSGGAASKNRKKAPPAPLEVKEEIPPEEEMAPGAKDPLQGSYLEEASEELPLEVEEPDLAPEIFLDEPLDPIADEGYLEADDLLLPEEGPSPDYLGEEFFEEEEELALPKVSTSDPVRQYLHEIGQVPLLTLEEEIELARKVEEGMEAIKKLSEATGLDQDLIREVVRAKILGTARISQIPGLREKLDPKTVDEVDAQLKSLPKELKRYLHIAREGEAARQHLIEANLRLVVSIAKKYTGRGLSFLDLIQEGNQGLIRAVEKFEYKRRFKFSTYATWWIRQAINRAIADQARTIRIPVHMVETINKLSRTARSLQQELGREPTYEEIAEAMGPGWDAKRVEETLKIAQEPVSLETPIGDEKDSFYGDFIPDEHLPSPVDAAAQSLLAEELEKALSKLSEREAMVLKLRKGLIDGREHTLEEVGAYFGVTRERIRQIENKALRKLKYHESRTRKLRDFLD, encoded by the coding sequence TTGAAGAAGACCAAGAACAAGGCGAAACCGGTTACCGCTGGGGAAGAGGAAAGGATGGCCGTTCAAACCCAAGAACCCCTAAACGCCATGGAGAAATCCCCTAAGGCCTCCTCGGCCAAAGCCGGCTCTGGAGGAGCCGCCTCGAAAAACCGGAAGAAGGCGCCACCGGCCCCCCTGGAGGTAAAAGAGGAAATCCCTCCCGAGGAGGAAATGGCGCCTGGGGCCAAGGATCCCCTTCAAGGGAGCTACCTGGAGGAGGCTTCGGAGGAACTCCCCCTCGAGGTGGAGGAGCCCGACCTCGCCCCCGAGATCTTCCTGGACGAGCCCCTGGATCCCATAGCGGACGAGGGCTACCTGGAAGCCGATGACCTCCTCCTTCCCGAGGAAGGCCCCTCCCCGGACTACCTGGGTGAGGAGTTCTTCGAGGAAGAGGAGGAGCTTGCCCTGCCCAAGGTCTCCACCTCCGATCCCGTGCGCCAGTACCTGCACGAGATCGGGCAGGTCCCCCTCCTCACCCTGGAGGAGGAGATCGAGCTGGCCAGGAAGGTGGAGGAGGGAATGGAGGCCATCAAAAAGCTCTCCGAGGCCACAGGGCTGGACCAGGACCTGATCCGGGAGGTGGTGCGGGCCAAGATCTTGGGCACGGCCCGCATTAGCCAGATCCCTGGCCTCAGGGAAAAGCTGGATCCCAAAACGGTGGACGAGGTGGATGCCCAGCTGAAAAGCCTTCCCAAGGAGCTTAAGCGCTACCTGCACATCGCCCGCGAGGGGGAAGCCGCCAGGCAGCACCTCATAGAGGCCAACCTGAGGCTGGTGGTGTCCATCGCCAAGAAGTACACGGGCCGCGGGCTCTCCTTCCTGGATCTGATCCAGGAGGGCAACCAGGGCCTTATCCGGGCCGTGGAGAAGTTCGAGTACAAACGGCGCTTCAAGTTCTCCACCTACGCCACCTGGTGGATCCGCCAGGCCATCAACCGGGCCATCGCCGACCAGGCCCGCACCATCCGCATCCCCGTCCACATGGTGGAGACCATCAACAAGCTCTCCCGCACCGCCCGTTCCCTCCAGCAGGAACTGGGCCGGGAGCCCACCTACGAGGAGATCGCCGAGGCCATGGGCCCAGGCTGGGACGCCAAGCGGGTGGAGGAAACCCTCAAGATCGCCCAGGAACCGGTTTCCCTGGAAACCCCCATCGGGGACGAGAAGGACAGCTTCTACGGAGACTTCATCCCCGACGAGCACCTCCCCTCCCCCGTGGACGCCGCCGCCCAGAGCCTCCTGGCGGAGGAGCTGGAAAAGGCCCTTTCCAAGCTCTCCGAACGCGAGGCCATGGTGCTGAAACTCCGTAAAGGGCTGATTGATGGACGGGAGCACACCCTCGAGGAGGTGGGGGCCTACTTCGGGGTCACCCGGGAGCGCATCCGTCAGATCGAGAACAAGGCCCTGAGGAAGCTCAAGTACCACGAGTCCCGCACCCGAAAGCTTAGGGACTTCCTGGACTAG
- a CDS encoding 2'-5' RNA ligase family protein produces the protein MYGVLVWPPEDLRRFLEELQALYGIRGFGPPHLNLRQPFDWPYEEEALKIALAGILRGHVPFRLRLGGWGYFPQGVVYLRAYGGTPFRRLYHALEPLAPPLKEIEGPSYLPHITLALGLSEEEARRLAQELPAPQRRSFVVREVALVRDEDEGHLQEVARFPLGVGWGPG, from the coding sequence GTGTATGGGGTGTTGGTGTGGCCCCCGGAGGACCTGAGGCGTTTCCTGGAGGAGCTTCAGGCCCTTTACGGGATAAGGGGCTTTGGCCCCCCGCACCTTAACCTGCGCCAACCCTTTGACTGGCCCTATGAGGAGGAAGCTTTGAAGATCGCCCTTGCGGGCATTCTCCGGGGGCATGTTCCCTTTCGTCTGCGCCTCGGGGGGTGGGGGTATTTCCCCCAGGGGGTGGTTTACCTGAGGGCCTACGGGGGCACCCCCTTCCGGCGTCTATACCACGCCCTGGAACCCTTGGCCCCGCCCCTGAAGGAGATCGAAGGACCCAGCTACCTGCCCCACATCACCTTGGCCCTGGGGCTATCCGAGGAGGAGGCACGGAGGCTGGCGCAGGAGCTTCCCGCTCCCCAAAGGCGCTCCTTCGTGGTGAGGGAAGTGGCCTTGGTGCGGGATGAAGACGAAGGCCACCTCCAGGAGGTGGCCCGTTTTCCCCTCGGTGTGGGGTGGGGTCCCGGCTAG
- a CDS encoding cytochrome c3 family protein, whose product MKKALLALLALGLMVALSNKEAIQKEWEQSAHNNGVMGAKTLSVATVEARAEGAAHCARCHSEQGFLAWLNQLKKGNPGNLVGPDGKAATVDYLRSLGLTQAQVKPITCKTCHDDDGDLRLVHDTPMLPAGFRAVGVGSGALCMACHNTRNGRITWNAADAGRYTSPHYSAEADVILGKNGYFVDDTREWNNPHAFFTGGSCSTCHMSLSGKDYTAHTFKTPENLCASCHGAKYTKEMVQDNTEHLMSLVRTMVNAKVLAVRDRIKTVRAYNPDTGQFTPNVQVKAPVYRVDIVSFGGQLGFKMDLTDGTTLWSQLGDIRDEKGQPVFSTKDPVVRAAWNYILVKYDGSKGIHNPTYTRALLLATVEALR is encoded by the coding sequence ATGAAAAAAGCCCTACTGGCCCTGCTGGCCCTTGGCTTGATGGTGGCCCTGTCCAACAAGGAGGCCATCCAAAAGGAGTGGGAGCAGAGCGCCCACAACAACGGGGTGATGGGGGCCAAAACCCTGAGCGTGGCCACGGTGGAAGCCCGGGCCGAGGGCGCCGCCCACTGCGCCCGCTGCCACAGCGAGCAGGGGTTCTTGGCCTGGCTGAACCAGCTGAAGAAGGGGAACCCCGGCAACCTGGTGGGGCCTGATGGCAAGGCGGCCACGGTGGACTACCTGCGCTCCTTAGGCCTCACCCAGGCCCAGGTGAAGCCCATCACCTGCAAGACCTGCCACGACGACGACGGCGATCTCCGCCTGGTCCACGACACCCCCATGCTGCCCGCGGGCTTCCGGGCGGTGGGCGTGGGGAGCGGGGCGCTGTGCATGGCCTGCCACAACACCCGCAACGGGCGCATCACCTGGAACGCCGCCGATGCCGGCCGCTACACCTCCCCCCACTACTCCGCGGAGGCCGATGTCATCCTGGGCAAGAACGGCTACTTCGTGGACGACACCCGGGAGTGGAATAACCCCCATGCCTTCTTCACCGGGGGCTCCTGCTCCACCTGCCACATGAGCCTATCCGGTAAGGACTACACCGCCCACACCTTCAAGACCCCGGAGAACCTCTGCGCCTCCTGCCACGGGGCCAAGTACACCAAGGAGATGGTCCAGGACAACACCGAGCACCTCATGTCCCTGGTGCGCACCATGGTGAACGCCAAGGTGCTGGCGGTGCGGGACCGCATCAAGACGGTGCGGGCCTACAACCCCGACACCGGCCAGTTCACCCCCAACGTCCAGGTGAAGGCCCCCGTGTACCGGGTGGACATCGTCTCCTTCGGCGGGCAGCTGGGCTTCAAGATGGACCTCACGGACGGCACCACCCTCTGGAGCCAGCTGGGGGACATCCGCGACGAGAAGGGCCAGCCCGTCTTCTCCACCAAGGACCCTGTGGTGCGGGCCGCCTGGAACTACATCCTGGTGAAGTACGACGGCTCCAAGGGCATCCACAACCCCACCTACACCCGGGCCCTCCTCCTGGCCACGGTGGAGGCCCTGAGGTAA
- a CDS encoding NUDIX domain-containing protein yields the protein MGGVDRTYLYRGRILNLALEGRYEIVEHKPAVAVIALREGKMLFVRQHRPAVGLAPLEIPAGLMEPGEEPLEAAKRELAEETGLTGRLTYLFSYFVSPGFTDEKTYVFLAEDLREAEATPDEDEAIEVVWLEPEKALELHQKGEVEFSATGIVGILYHHAFLRGG from the coding sequence ATGGGAGGCGTGGACCGCACCTACCTCTACCGGGGCCGCATCCTGAACCTGGCCCTGGAGGGTCGTTACGAGATCGTGGAGCACAAGCCGGCGGTGGCGGTCATCGCCCTGAGGGAGGGGAAGATGCTCTTCGTGCGCCAGCACCGTCCGGCGGTGGGCCTAGCCCCCCTGGAGATCCCCGCAGGGCTCATGGAACCGGGAGAAGAACCCCTGGAGGCCGCCAAGCGGGAGCTGGCCGAGGAGACCGGCCTCACAGGCCGCCTCACCTACCTCTTCAGCTACTTCGTCTCCCCCGGGTTCACCGACGAGAAGACCTACGTCTTCCTGGCGGAGGACCTGCGGGAAGCCGAGGCCACCCCGGACGAGGACGAGGCCATTGAGGTGGTCTGGCTGGAGCCAGAAAAGGCCCTGGAACTTCACCAAAAAGGGGAGGTGGAGTTCTCCGCCACCGGCATCGTGGGCATCCTCTACCACCATGCTTTTCTCCGAGGTGGCTGA
- the ribF gene encoding riboflavin biosynthesis protein RibF, with translation MLFSEVADVPKGPKVVAVGSFDGVHLGHQHLLRQALAEAKALHQPLLVYTFDPPTKVFTRGEGFLMDLTEKVEALRALGVELILAVPFNETFARRPAEEFLEDLRTLGASRIYVGEDFRFGRGRGGDPEALARVAPTRVVPLLALGGEPVKSSRIRALLQEGRVEEARHLLGRPYGAYGVVVEGEKLGRRLSFPTANLAVHPLKVLPPGVYAVEAMGDFGRYKGVANVGTRPTLGGGERRLEVHLLGFAGELYGEEVRLLFLKHLRQERRFESLEALKAQIAQDVAAARAYFGL, from the coding sequence ATGCTTTTCTCCGAGGTGGCTGACGTCCCCAAGGGGCCCAAGGTGGTGGCCGTGGGCTCCTTTGACGGGGTTCACCTGGGCCACCAGCACCTCCTGCGCCAGGCCCTGGCCGAGGCCAAGGCCCTCCACCAGCCCCTTTTGGTCTACACCTTTGACCCGCCCACCAAGGTCTTCACCCGGGGGGAGGGCTTCCTCATGGACCTCACGGAGAAGGTGGAGGCCCTGAGGGCCCTGGGGGTGGAGCTCATCCTGGCGGTGCCCTTCAACGAAACCTTCGCCCGGCGTCCGGCGGAGGAGTTCCTGGAGGACCTAAGGACCCTGGGGGCCAGCCGCATCTACGTGGGGGAGGACTTCCGCTTTGGCCGGGGCCGGGGCGGGGACCCCGAGGCCCTGGCCCGGGTGGCCCCCACCCGGGTGGTGCCCCTTCTGGCCTTAGGGGGGGAGCCGGTGAAGTCCAGCCGCATCCGCGCCCTTCTCCAAGAGGGCAGGGTGGAGGAGGCCCGCCACCTCCTGGGCCGCCCCTACGGGGCCTATGGGGTGGTGGTGGAGGGGGAGAAGCTGGGAAGGAGGCTCTCCTTCCCCACCGCCAACCTGGCGGTCCACCCCCTGAAGGTCCTTCCCCCCGGGGTCTATGCGGTGGAGGCCATGGGGGACTTCGGGCGGTACAAGGGGGTGGCCAACGTGGGCACGAGGCCCACGCTGGGGGGCGGGGAGAGGCGGCTTGAGGTCCACCTCCTGGGCTTCGCCGGGGAGCTTTACGGGGAGGAGGTGCGCCTCCTTTTCCTCAAGCACCTGCGCCAGGAAAGGCGTTTTGAGAGCCTCGAGGCCCTGAAGGCCCAGATCGCCCAGGACGTGGCCGCGGCCCGGGCCTACTTTGGGCTTTAG
- a CDS encoding sensor histidine kinase: MDCARLAEALSGARGKQEVFRRALAALEAEGIIRCGEAYGVGEGLKLYQMQGCRTTCPLVAHSRALAEEALQRGEKVVDGPFVALPIRQGEKTLAVLVLSLAEGQELPEALPALLLLALKRPGLELAGRLLATQEEERRRVGRELHDGVGSLLTAALLTLKVAEKHPEKLPEARKRVAEALEEVRRLSRELRMPLLDDLGLKEALSRYLEEYRQHGLQVEAELDLPRLPKEKEVALFRVVQEALTNVLRHAQARRVSVRLWQEGDRLFGVVKDDGRGFDPEITPPSVGLLGMQERIQSLGGSFALRSKPGQGTEVEFGVPL; the protein is encoded by the coding sequence GTGGACTGCGCCCGCCTGGCCGAGGCCTTGAGCGGGGCCCGGGGGAAGCAGGAGGTGTTCCGCCGGGCCCTTGCCGCCCTCGAGGCCGAGGGCATCATCCGTTGCGGGGAGGCCTACGGGGTGGGGGAAGGGCTCAAACTCTACCAGATGCAGGGGTGTCGCACCACCTGCCCCCTGGTGGCCCACTCCCGGGCCCTAGCGGAGGAGGCCCTGCAACGGGGGGAAAAGGTGGTGGATGGGCCTTTCGTGGCCCTGCCCATCCGCCAGGGGGAGAAGACCCTGGCGGTGCTGGTGCTGAGCCTGGCAGAAGGGCAGGAACTCCCCGAAGCCCTTCCCGCCCTCCTCCTCCTGGCCCTGAAGCGCCCGGGGCTGGAGCTGGCGGGGAGGCTCCTGGCCACCCAGGAGGAGGAAAGGCGCCGGGTGGGCCGGGAGCTTCACGACGGGGTAGGAAGCCTCCTCACCGCTGCCCTCCTTACCTTGAAGGTGGCGGAAAAGCACCCCGAGAAGCTCCCCGAGGCCCGCAAGCGGGTGGCGGAGGCCCTCGAGGAGGTCCGGCGGCTTTCCCGGGAACTCCGCATGCCCCTTCTGGACGATCTGGGGCTTAAGGAAGCCCTGTCCCGCTACCTGGAGGAATACCGCCAACACGGCCTTCAGGTGGAGGCTGAGCTGGACCTACCCCGCCTGCCCAAGGAGAAGGAAGTGGCCCTCTTCCGCGTGGTGCAGGAGGCCCTGACCAATGTCCTGCGCCATGCCCAAGCCCGGCGGGTATCCGTGCGCCTCTGGCAAGAGGGGGATCGCCTCTTCGGCGTGGTGAAGGATGACGGCCGGGGGTTTGACCCCGAAATAACCCCCCCCTCCGTGGGGCTTTTGGGCATGCAGGAACGCATCCAAAGCCTGGGGGGAAGCTTTGCCCTGCGTAGCAAACCCGGCCAGGGCACGGAGGTGGAGTTCGGGGTGCCCCTATGA
- a CDS encoding response regulator — protein sequence MRVVLVEDHHLVRKGLSLLLEEGGHQVVAEFASAEEALATPWEAEVVLLDLNLPGMGGLEALPHLAQRAKVLVVSMHNEPAYVARAFALGARGYLPKDALDQDLLEALARLSQGLRYLHPSLTEALLEGQAEPGPEVLSERERAVVALLAQGYTLSQVAERLGLSVKTASTYKQRALNKLGLMDTPELVRWAREHGLA from the coding sequence ATGAGGGTGGTGTTGGTGGAGGACCACCACCTGGTGCGCAAGGGGCTTAGCCTCCTCCTGGAGGAGGGAGGGCACCAGGTGGTGGCGGAGTTCGCCAGCGCCGAGGAGGCCCTGGCCACCCCCTGGGAGGCCGAAGTGGTCCTCCTGGACCTGAACCTGCCGGGGATGGGGGGCCTAGAGGCCCTCCCCCACCTGGCCCAAAGGGCCAAGGTGCTGGTGGTCTCCATGCACAACGAACCCGCCTACGTGGCCCGGGCCTTTGCCCTGGGGGCCCGGGGTTACCTGCCCAAAGACGCCCTGGACCAAGACCTCCTGGAGGCCCTAGCGCGCCTTTCCCAAGGCCTCCGCTACCTCCACCCGAGCCTGACCGAAGCCCTCCTGGAGGGGCAGGCAGAGCCCGGCCCCGAGGTCCTTTCCGAAAGGGAGAGGGCCGTGGTGGCCCTCCTGGCCCAGGGCTACACCCTCTCCCAGGTGGCCGAGCGCCTGGGGCTTTCCGTGAAGACCGCTTCCACCTACAAGCAACGGGCCCTGAACAAGCTGGGCCTCATGGACACCCCCGAGCTGGTGCGCTGGGCCAGGGAGCACGGCCTGGCCTGA